In Penaeus monodon isolate SGIC_2016 chromosome 7, NSTDA_Pmon_1, whole genome shotgun sequence, the genomic stretch atatatcatatataatatatatatatatatatatatatatatatatatatacacacacaacacaccacacaaacacacacgcatatatgttttatataatatatatatatatatatatatatatatataatatttttttatatatattatataatatatacatatatatatatatatatattcatatatatatatattttatatatatatatatatatatatatattcataccacacacacacatacacacacacacacacacacacacacacatatatattatataatatattttatatatatatatattatatctatatatatatatatatatatatgtgtgtgtgtggtgtgtgtgtgtgttgtagtgtgtgtggggtgtgtgtgtgtgtgtgtgtgtgtgtgggtgtggtgtgtgtgtgtgtgtgtggggtgtgtgtgtgtgtgtgagtgtgtgtgtgtgtgtgtgttagtgtgtgtgagtgtgtgtgtgttgtgtgtgtgtgtgtgtgtgtgtgtgtgtgtgtgtgttagtgtgtgtgtgcatactctgTGTTTAAAGCCATCTCCCGCAGAATTACAGACAGCTTCCTCCCAGCTGAAGAGTCTTTGGCGTGCAACCTTTGCTCTGCGACACGATGTTGTTGGGCGATTCCCTCCATCGGCGGAGCATCGCAAGGAGAGAAAGCTTCCTTCAACCCCTAAGACAAGATACCAAATTAGGTATCGAATATTTAGGGTTCAGGTTTATAGGTGTATTTTAAGACCCCTTTTGTGATCTTCCTTGGCTTCACTATATAATCaggatttttttattgattaagaATTAATTTTAGTTCAGTCGATCCTAAATCTGTAACAAATCAAAGAAAGTGGGATCGCATTGATACCCTCTTATCCTACGCTTATTTTAAAGAGCATTAATACACCTGCTTGCTGTTCTGTGCCGACTGGGATGGACTTAACATCATTTCAAGTCCGAGGCGAATTTCTCGTCGATTTTTTCATCTTGTTATCACACACGTCTTCGTGACCAACAATTTTTACTTTAAGATTCACACTAATGGAACTTTAAGCCATGAAGGTCTGATTCTAGTAAAAATGGGAAGTTTAGAGATTTAGGATAAATAGACTTCACAttgatataacgggtatagaacccaattacattggcttgcaggggtattgatactggttaacggcgtgactctttatttctaagagttgacacacacaatATGGGTCACGTGCTGGGTCACGGTCAGGTCAGCTAGcctggagggagagggcgaagccggtCTTACCGCGATGGGTGCTTGACATGAATTGTCTGgggcaaacgaggtgagatataaatgtcacctccgccctcgctgaacgaatggttcttatttggatccgcgtggtaaccagccacgtggtccactggtaacagaaatagacttctgcatacagtatattgctcggccacctactcgcgcctcgccctcgaggcgccttcaagggtgacctaacttggctggtcgtctcgttcttgtgcattgtcctggtgcatcttcgtggctgctcgtccctgtcgtcctcatcctcctggtcctcggtgtaatctgtccgtcctcgatgtccccacatcctcgaaagtctcgcacaggtcctccttgacatTGGAATTGTCTAGACGTCCTCGTAGTCctcgcccaggcctaactcggcggcgtcctcgtccacacgtcctcacagatctcgtccaggtccatctCGGTGgtttgctcgtcctcgtcctcgtcctcgtaatcttcatctggatctacgggcatcggggcaggggcggcatctcggggcgactgatacctgtgctacgagctcctagagttgactggatctgcaggcgtccgccaggcgtcgcccatgcacaacatcctggggcgactggtacctgcgagTTTTGGTGCTTTGCTAGATTcacgggagtccggcaggcagcgcccgtccgcTACATCAcgggacagcttaacacctgctctgacgaaaatcttggtctgcgggcctatggcgatcttcgatgatgtCCTTCCTCttgtgccgtgtcggatatcgtccgactgcaataaatagtcggggagccagatcatacaagtaagagccagagtaagagaaaaagaaaggcaacagagaagagggggtgttaactaccactagctggGTATTTATAAAAATTCGCGGTTTTTAaggttggtttttaatttattttcgtcctttttttattttgtgttttatttcacaaagataagaaaaaaaatagaagaaggagacatcagtagcgatccgcatggacctgcttgaactaccaaccgtctctgatagatatgagagtagataagggaaacgacaacggcaatccgcaaggatttacttgaaccagttgtcgttacacagagaaataaatgtaatttgtacctCATGAacgagccactcgtcacgactgacaaaattgcgtcATATATCTCTACGCTgccactacgacagcaacaaaccttattaatgaaaagcattcagtgtcttttgctctgcgTGGATGATTGAGtgagtaaagtgtgtgtgtgtgtgtggatgagagtgaaagtgggagtgacctcacacagaaaataaatcacaaacacgaatattaacgttcactataacaaaactgaggtaaattaacAATGCCAGCTAAAAAATATTtcaactagagagagagagagagagagaaggagggagagagaggaggagaggaggaaagggagagagaggagggagagagaggagagagaggggagagaagagagagagagagaaaagagagagagagagagagagagaggaaaagagaagagagagagagagaaggagagagagagaggcaaagagatgaGAGAccgatgaggagggaaggggaagagagagagaggcaaagagaggagagagagaggacaaagagaggagagaggagagagagaggagaggagagaggggaggaaagggggagagagagagagagagagagggggggggagaaaagggaaaaaggaggagagagagagagagaggagaaagagaagagagaagaggggggaaggggaaaggagagaagagagagaggagagagaagagagaaaagagagagagaagagagagagaaagagagagagaaagaagagagagagagagaggagagagagagaaaagagatggaggggagagagagagagagagagaagagagagagaagagagaggagagagagagagagaagagagagagagaggagagagaaaaaaggaaagaagagagggggaaagagaaaaggagagaagaagaggagagagaggaaggagagagagagagagagagagagagaagaggggaaagaagaggagaagaagagaaaaaaggagagagagagagagagagagaagagagaaggagagagagagagagagagagagagaagaagaggggaagaaaaaaaaagaaaaaagagagagagagaagagagagagagagaggagagagggggagagagagagagagagaagagagaaaaaagaaaagagagagaaagaaatagagaaaaagagagaaagagaagagagaagaaagagaaggggatagagaaaagagagagagagagagagaaaaggggagagaaaaggagagaaagagaagagagaaaaaaaaagaagaagaaaaaaggagagagaaggagagagaacgagaagagagacgagatacaggagagagagagagagagaggagagagagagagaagaaaaataaaaaatagagaaggagagagagagagagagagagagagagagagagagagagagagagagagagagagagaaagagagagagagagagaatgaagccaCAATTGTAATGTAAGCTTTTAAGAGGACCAGTGATGGCTTAAGTACCAGACAGGAATCAGTTTCACAAAACGAAATCCAGGATGAGAAAAAAGACATTAATCTTAGAAGGGCTGGGAGAAAGAAAACGCCTTATCAGTTGCATAATCAGTTTATCAGCCACAAGTCAACCAGTAAGGTTTGATTTCATTCATAACTCCTGAAGGGCTTGGTCGCAGCACTGTGGCAATAGCGCCTCCTCTGGCACGCTCAGGAGGTGAAGAAGGCTCCGTTGGGGTTCCTGGCGTAGCCCGGGGTGGCCTTGGGTACGGTGAGCGTGTGCGTAGGGCGCGGTGAGTACAGCAGCGACGTGGCCAGCGAGTCGCGGACCCGCACCGCCACCACGCGGGGCCCGCAGCCGCCACTCGCCACAGACGTCTCTGCGGGAAAGCACGCCACGTTTCACaacggggagggagggcgaaagggcGCTGCCTCTGTGGCTgcttgtttgcgttttttttattataagtatatatatatatatatatatataatatatatatatatatattttgtgtgtgtgtgtgtgtgtgtgtgtgtgtgtgtgtgtgtgtgtgtgtgtgtgtgtgtgtgtgtgtgtgtgtatctattcatctgtctatctatctgtctgtctcttttctctttctgaaaTACACGTGCACATTGACTTTCACTTCGTCTCTCAAGCATATATTTCGTACACTGAAAACTTGAAACTAAACTAGAGACAGGTGGAAGGCTACTGTGCACAAGTTATGTTCTTAAGCAAATACAGTGACCACTGATAATGATCGAGGTTGTGTTTATTTACCGTTTTAAGTACCGCTGTTCTGACAATAAGCACATTTCAGACTCAGAAATTACTTTTTATGAATTATGTCCCTGCAATAATTTTGTAACCAGGCAAGGCCATTAACGCTAGCTACTTTTATTCCCTGCAACTATCAGCTTAATTCTATACTAGCCTGTCATCTCTGGGTGGTTGCATGAGCGTTATTACAAGCTTAAGAAGCACGTGATAAAAAATCAGTTTGCGCAGAACTAGGCCTATGGAGAGTCAGAAATGAACTGGACCAatttatcatcataaaatcattatcatgttgTTGATAACGAGTCGTCCTACCGAGGTTTGAGAGATCGTCGCCATGCAGGTCTGCGTGGGCGGTCTGGTGGGCGTGCAGGAGGCGGGCGGCCTGCTCCACGGCCTGTCCCTCGCGGCACTCGCGCTTGTCTCGCctgcaaagggaaggggaagtagcCCGCGGCCTTCGCTGGGGCTAGGGAGGCTGTGcttgtacacacacgtacacacactcacacacccgtCGCACTCACAGAAGGGGTCGTGCCTGGGGACGAGATGCAAAACGACCCCAAGATGCCAGGAGCCgccaaaataaaggaaacaataaaTCATGACTTTTCGAACTGATTTATTTCCTCTTCAGGCGGTGAAACCGCCTCTGAACATCACTCTTCACTGCTTCATTTAAATTGtgttacaacacacacaggcttacacacacacacacgcaaaaaaaaaaaaaaaaaacgcacgtaAGTTATGAAAATACAGTATCACATTTCATAGGAAATCTGATCACTGTGACACGGGCTCGAAGCCCCTTTCCTCAGGTAACACGACTTGCACTCGGATGTGACGGCGAGGGGTTCCAGTCAGTCCGTGCGAGCACTCGGAGGGAGTGACTTCGAAATTCTTATCTAATACCAGGTTGCAAAAGTTGCTTTTATGAGACGGAAGAAGGAACTAACGCTTCCTACATGCATATAGGCGTCATCCTTGACGAGGCGTCGTCAGCTCTGGTCTGCGCCGCCTCCCGGAGGCGCGACCTCCGGAGGACCTCCCAACCAGACCCACACGAGCTGTTGCATAATAACTGCGTGCAAGAAGTGCTTCCTCCGCACGCTGGGAGGCCGATCGTTTCCCCaacaaggagaagacgaagaaaaagtgaaaaccaaaAATGCGACACAAAAAAACGGATCCAATCGAGACGAAAACACGAGGACGAGGAGCTCCGCttgttgtgacgtcacgagctTTGACTGAAGGGTCGATAGAcgcgagaaaaaaatgataatgcgaCCCGGGGAAATCATGAATATCGGAAGAAAAATTGTGAAATGTGacgtgatttgaaaaaaaaaagccacgagaataacataaaaatgtaataagaacGCTCCTaacaagagtaatagtaataatgatgataatattagaaatTGTGATGATCACAGCAATAATCATCAATGCCAATCATAGTGATAAAATCGCACCaccaacaaagataatgatgattatcataaaattgatgaagatgataatgacaaaagtaatcatactaccactact encodes the following:
- the LOC119574931 gene encoding uncharacterized protein LOC119574931, whose amino-acid sequence is MEPAQYQIPLVVSPPRQRPWQRLYLTPTHSSAAHARAPSHAFENVLEYAGPGQQKVRDSLEWRLGSLYDHEKDLFKEERAVLRRRWRDKRECREGQAVEQAARLLHAHQTAHADLHGDDLSNLETSVASGGCGPRVVAVRVRDSLATSLLYSPRPTHTLTVPKATPGYARNPNGAFFTS